A genomic window from Pseudogulbenkiania sp. MAI-1 includes:
- a CDS encoding oxidoreductase: MPHPLRVGLVGYGSAAKTFHAPLIVATPGLELVAVSSRRPTEVRAERPSLEVEATPEALFARADIDLVVIPTPNETHYPLARAALMAGKHVVVDKPFTVTVAEARELEALAREADRVLSVFHNRRWDADFLTLKALLDEGRLGRVVQFESHFDRYRPEVPQRWRESAASAGSGLWYDLGPHLIDQALCLFGHPLGVTLTRATLRDGAEVDDYFHALLRYDRLQVILHASTLTAEPGARFAVHGTAASYLKHGLDEQEATLKAGLFPPSADWGTDPRDGTLTIWCDGQPRHKTVPTRRGDYPAYYAALRDAIRYGAANPVPAADAIAVMRVIEAGCLSAAEGREVPFATEGAVA, translated from the coding sequence ATGCCCCATCCCCTACGCGTCGGACTGGTCGGTTACGGCAGCGCCGCCAAGACCTTCCACGCCCCGCTGATCGTCGCCACCCCTGGTCTCGAGCTGGTCGCCGTCAGCAGCCGCCGGCCGACCGAGGTGCGCGCCGAGCGCCCGTCGCTCGAGGTCGAAGCGACGCCCGAGGCGCTGTTCGCGCGCGCCGACATCGACCTCGTCGTCATCCCGACCCCGAACGAGACCCACTACCCGCTGGCGCGTGCCGCGTTGATGGCGGGCAAGCACGTGGTGGTGGACAAGCCGTTTACCGTCACCGTGGCCGAAGCCCGTGAGCTGGAGGCGCTGGCGCGAGAGGCCGATCGCGTGTTGTCGGTGTTCCACAACCGGCGCTGGGACGCCGACTTCCTGACGCTGAAGGCGCTGCTCGATGAGGGCCGGCTCGGCCGTGTGGTGCAGTTCGAGTCGCACTTCGACCGTTACCGCCCGGAGGTGCCGCAGCGTTGGCGCGAGAGCGCGGCGAGCGCCGGGTCCGGGCTGTGGTACGACCTGGGGCCGCACCTGATCGACCAGGCGCTGTGCTTGTTCGGCCACCCCTTGGGCGTCACTCTGACCCGTGCCACGCTGCGCGACGGCGCCGAGGTGGACGACTACTTCCACGCGCTGCTGCGCTACGACCGGCTGCAGGTGATCCTGCACGCCAGCACGCTGACCGCCGAGCCGGGGGCGCGCTTCGCCGTGCACGGCACCGCCGCGAGCTACCTCAAGCATGGGCTCGACGAGCAGGAAGCCACGCTCAAGGCCGGGCTGTTTCCGCCGTCGGCCGACTGGGGCACGGACCCGCGCGACGGCACGCTCACCATCTGGTGCGACGGCCAGCCTCGTCACAAAACCGTGCCGACGCGGCGCGGCGACTACCCTGCCTACTACGCGGCGCTGCGCGACGCCATCCGGTACGGTGCGGCCAACCCGGTGCCGGCCGCCGACGCCATCGCCGTGATGCGCGTGATCGAGGCCGGCTGCTTGAGCGCCGCCGAGGGGAGGGAGGTGCCGTTCGCCACCGAGGGGGCTGTCGCATGA
- a CDS encoding heme-degrading domain-containing protein, protein MSQFDIEADLARITLQEARLQFSHFDGATAWELGCRLKTAAEARSAALALEIRLAGQTVFFHAMAGTTPLNADWARRKRNLVELQHKSSYAIGLALQRDGQTLETKLGLATRDYAAHGGSFPLRLAGCGCIGTITVSGLPQREDHALIISVLADCLGLPLAELALD, encoded by the coding sequence ATGAGCCAGTTTGACATCGAAGCCGACCTCGCCCGCATCACCCTGCAGGAGGCGCGGTTGCAGTTCAGCCATTTCGACGGCGCCACCGCCTGGGAGCTGGGATGCCGGCTCAAGACTGCTGCCGAGGCGCGGAGTGCCGCGCTGGCGCTCGAGATCCGGCTCGCCGGCCAGACGGTGTTCTTCCACGCGATGGCCGGCACCACCCCGCTCAATGCCGACTGGGCGCGGCGCAAGCGCAACCTGGTCGAGCTGCAGCACAAGAGCTCCTACGCCATCGGCTTGGCTTTGCAGCGCGACGGCCAGACGCTGGAAACCAAGCTCGGGCTCGCCACGCGCGACTATGCCGCGCACGGCGGCAGCTTTCCGCTGCGCCTGGCTGGCTGTGGCTGCATCGGCACCATCACCGTTTCCGGCCTGCCGCAGCGCGAGGATCACGCGCTGATCATCTCGGTGCTGGCGGACTGCCTCGGCCTGCCGCTGGCCGAGCTGGCGCTGGATTGA
- the pgi gene encoding glucose-6-phosphate isomerase, protein MSKLTQLPAWRTLWNHFSRARDWHMRELFAADPERAERYWLQAEGLTLDYSKNRISDQTLTLLLQLAEEAGLPEQIEAMFRGDKINGTEGRAVLHVALRNRANTPMLVDGEDVMPKVNSVLERMGRFAHAVRSGEWLGYTRQPITDIVNIGIGGSDLGPLMVCQALRPYAHPRMNMHFVSNVDSSQLKETLKRVHPETTLFVIESKTFTTQETLTNALTAREWFLRQARDEAAVAKHFVAVSTNKQAVAEFGIDPANMFEFWDWVGGRFSLWSAIGLPIMLYLGEESFLDLLDGAHGMDQHFRNAPLEANMPVILALIGIWYINFYGGGSHVIAPYDQYLHRLPAFIQQLDMESNGKQTLRDGQPVDFETAPIIWGETGINGQHAFFQLLHQGTHTSPIDLIASLENRSSLPGHHEILLANLFAQAEAFMRGKTADEVRAELAAQGLKGEALEKLVPHKVFGGNRPSNTLLMTRLDPRHLGALIALYEHKIFVQGAIWGINSFDQWGVELGKQLAKTIHAELSGKRGPAEHDSSTARLIAFYRQVNGAEPEPTPAPAKPSQAQPQEA, encoded by the coding sequence GTGAGCAAGCTCACCCAACTGCCGGCCTGGCGCACACTGTGGAACCACTTTTCTCGCGCACGCGACTGGCACATGCGCGAGCTGTTCGCAGCCGACCCCGAGCGCGCCGAGCGCTACTGGCTGCAGGCCGAGGGCCTGACCCTCGACTACTCCAAGAACCGCATCAGCGACCAGACCCTGACCCTGCTGTTGCAACTGGCCGAAGAAGCCGGCCTGCCCGAACAGATCGAGGCGATGTTCCGCGGCGACAAGATCAACGGCACCGAGGGCCGCGCCGTGCTGCACGTGGCGCTGAGAAACCGGGCCAATACGCCGATGCTGGTCGACGGCGAGGACGTCATGCCCAAGGTCAACTCGGTGCTAGAGCGCATGGGGCGCTTCGCCCATGCGGTGCGTTCCGGCGAGTGGCTGGGCTACACCCGCCAGCCGATCACCGACATCGTCAACATCGGCATCGGCGGCTCGGACCTGGGCCCGCTGATGGTGTGCCAGGCGCTGCGCCCCTACGCCCACCCGCGCATGAACATGCACTTCGTCTCCAACGTCGACAGCTCGCAGCTCAAGGAAACGCTCAAGCGCGTGCATCCGGAGACCACGCTGTTCGTGATCGAATCGAAGACCTTCACCACCCAGGAAACCCTGACCAACGCCCTGACCGCGCGCGAGTGGTTCCTGCGCCAGGCGCGCGATGAGGCGGCGGTGGCCAAGCATTTCGTCGCGGTGTCGACCAACAAGCAGGCGGTGGCCGAGTTCGGCATCGACCCGGCCAATATGTTCGAGTTCTGGGACTGGGTGGGAGGCCGTTTCAGCCTGTGGTCGGCCATCGGCCTGCCGATCATGCTCTACCTGGGCGAGGAGAGCTTCCTCGACCTGCTGGACGGTGCGCACGGCATGGACCAGCACTTCCGCAACGCCCCGCTGGAAGCCAACATGCCGGTGATCCTGGCGCTGATCGGCATCTGGTACATCAACTTCTACGGCGGCGGCAGCCATGTGATCGCACCCTACGACCAGTACCTGCACCGCCTGCCGGCCTTCATCCAGCAGTTGGACATGGAATCGAATGGCAAGCAGACCTTGCGCGACGGCCAGCCGGTGGATTTCGAGACCGCGCCGATCATCTGGGGCGAGACCGGCATCAACGGCCAGCATGCCTTCTTCCAGCTGCTGCACCAGGGCACCCACACCTCGCCGATCGACCTGATCGCCTCGCTGGAGAACCGCAGCTCGCTGCCCGGCCACCACGAGATTTTGCTCGCCAACCTGTTCGCCCAGGCCGAGGCCTTCATGCGCGGCAAGACCGCGGACGAAGTGCGCGCCGAGCTGGCGGCACAGGGGCTGAAGGGCGAAGCGCTGGAAAAGCTGGTGCCGCACAAGGTGTTCGGCGGCAACCGCCCCTCCAACACCCTGCTGATGACCCGCCTCGACCCGCGCCACCTGGGCGCGCTGATCGCGCTCTACGAGCACAAGATCTTCGTGCAGGGCGCGATCTGGGGCATCAACAGCTTCGACCAGTGGGGAGTCGAGTTGGGCAAGCAGCTCGCCAAGACCATCCACGCCGAACTCTCCGGCAAACGCGGCCCGGCCGAGCACGACAGCTCGACCGCCAGGCTGATCGCGTTCTACCGTCAGGTGAACGGCGCCGAGCCGGAGCCCACCCCGGCACCGGCGAAACCGAGCCAGGCACAGCCGCAGGAAGCCTAA
- a CDS encoding porin has product MKTKTMNVKNVVLATAVLSLFSGAALADVRIIGKMEAGVQRKSNVDGTHVNGVKDFGSEIDFVGSEDLGDGLKAIWQMNNNVHLDGSQSGDTFASGDTFVGLSGAFGAVKLGHGINAYGDGYWKANFFDLGDHGPDRGIGGVIGLGDAGGQKGAIKYETPKFGQFNAAASWAAGEKGSGNTAGNAWALGANFEGASYGLHAGYSRQDLVTGDGSVTPYANAGHATDWVAAGKLTPLQGLTLAAEYNQSKLSTTATSIGSLTSVPADPATQKSLMLLAEYKPDRLALRASVMRTNNYKYDSDKRRNEFVLGTSYDLSKRTALLAEYLRSKVNTDDRASSELVIGMHHSF; this is encoded by the coding sequence ATGAAAACCAAAACCATGAACGTGAAAAACGTCGTGCTGGCTACTGCCGTACTGTCGCTGTTTTCCGGTGCCGCTCTGGCGGACGTCCGCATCATCGGCAAGATGGAAGCCGGTGTACAGCGCAAGAGCAATGTCGACGGCACCCATGTGAACGGCGTCAAGGACTTCGGTTCCGAAATCGACTTTGTCGGCAGCGAGGATCTCGGCGACGGGCTAAAGGCCATCTGGCAGATGAACAACAACGTGCATCTGGACGGCAGCCAGTCCGGTGACACCTTCGCCTCCGGCGACACCTTCGTCGGCCTGTCGGGCGCCTTCGGCGCGGTCAAGCTGGGGCACGGCATCAACGCCTACGGCGACGGCTACTGGAAGGCCAACTTCTTCGATCTCGGCGACCATGGTCCGGACCGCGGCATCGGTGGCGTGATCGGCCTGGGTGATGCCGGCGGGCAGAAGGGCGCGATCAAGTACGAAACGCCCAAGTTCGGCCAGTTCAACGCCGCCGCCAGCTGGGCGGCCGGCGAGAAGGGGAGCGGGAACACCGCCGGCAACGCCTGGGCACTGGGCGCCAACTTCGAAGGCGCCAGTTACGGTCTGCACGCCGGCTACAGCCGCCAGGACCTAGTCACTGGCGATGGTTCGGTCACCCCCTACGCCAACGCCGGCCACGCCACCGACTGGGTCGCCGCCGGCAAGCTGACGCCGCTGCAAGGGCTGACGCTGGCGGCGGAATACAACCAGTCCAAGCTGTCGACCACCGCCACGTCGATCGGCAGCCTGACCTCTGTGCCGGCCGACCCGGCGACCCAGAAGAGCCTGATGCTGCTGGCCGAGTACAAGCCGGACCGCCTCGCCCTGCGCGCCTCGGTGATGCGTACCAACAATTACAAGTACGACAGCGACAAGCGTCGAAACGAGTTCGTGCTGGGCACCAGCTACGACCTCTCCAAGCGCACCGCACTGCTGGCGGAATACCTGCGCAGCAAGGTGAACACCGATGACCGCGCCAGCAGCGAGCTGGTGATCGGCATGCACCACAGCTTCTAA
- a CDS encoding Cof-type HAD-IIB family hydrolase, producing MYAAIASDLDGTLLDAGETITPFTTAVLRAAAERGVHLIIATGRHVLDVRRLIAGLELPVSLITSNGARVHGSDGALLYADDVPAAHVRELVQPELARGTRLSLYLDDGGLCCLHSGYVHRDAETGFSELCDDLSQHPGHGVAKLMYTAPPARLAEIEAVVRQRFGAELALTYSRPDYLEVMAPGVNKGSALTRLLARLSVEPERCAAFGDGLNDVEMLQSVGHPFRMANASPRLTALLPEVAQAGHHDEAGVAHQIHRALGLDVPEE from the coding sequence ATGTACGCTGCAATCGCCTCCGACCTCGACGGCACCCTGCTGGATGCCGGCGAGACCATCACCCCGTTCACCACCGCCGTGCTGCGCGCCGCCGCTGAACGCGGCGTCCACCTGATCATCGCCACCGGCCGCCATGTGCTCGACGTGCGGCGCCTGATCGCCGGACTGGAGCTGCCGGTCAGCCTGATCACCTCGAACGGCGCCCGCGTGCACGGCAGCGACGGAGCGCTGCTCTACGCCGACGACGTGCCGGCTGCGCACGTGCGCGAGCTGGTGCAGCCGGAACTGGCGCGCGGCACGCGCCTGAGCCTCTATCTCGACGACGGCGGACTGTGCTGCCTGCACTCCGGCTACGTCCACCGCGATGCCGAGACCGGCTTTTCCGAGCTGTGCGACGACCTGTCGCAGCATCCGGGCCACGGCGTGGCCAAGCTGATGTACACCGCGCCGCCGGCGCGGCTGGCCGAGATCGAGGCGGTGGTCCGCCAGCGCTTCGGCGCCGAGCTGGCGCTGACCTACTCCCGTCCCGACTACCTCGAGGTGATGGCCCCCGGCGTCAACAAGGGCAGCGCGCTGACCCGCCTGCTGGCGCGGCTCAGCGTGGAGCCGGAACGGTGCGCCGCGTTCGGCGACGGCCTCAACGACGTGGAGATGCTGCAAAGCGTCGGCCACCCGTTCCGCATGGCCAACGCCAGTCCGCGCCTCACCGCCCTGCTGCCCGAGGTGGCCCAAGCCGGCCATCACGACGAGGCCGGGGTGGCGCACCAGATTCACCGGGCCTTGGGCCTGGACGTGCCGGAGGAGTAA
- a CDS encoding carbohydrate kinase: MTKPLPRVVVFGEALTDFLQTAPGVWHSRVGGACWNVARAVASLGVPAAFAGAVSEDDLGEELAEATLAIGLDPRFLQRAAKPPFLALVPSQHPPRYFFAGGDSADLAFDPGHLPAGWLEAAEVIHFGSISLVREPLAGRLLAIARAARAAGKRITFDPNWRNLMDAGYRTTFEEMVRLASDIKVSDEDLAQLLPDCTTEAALATLLEWNPTLRILYTEGAKGLRLLTAQQATRQAAFSVTVADTVGAGDASLAGWIVATLDAPATAEALPFAAATAAAACMHAGAHPPSRAEVEALLATVTPGAALA; encoded by the coding sequence ATGACGAAGCCACTGCCCCGCGTGGTCGTGTTCGGTGAGGCACTCACCGATTTTCTGCAAACCGCCCCCGGCGTCTGGCACAGCCGCGTCGGCGGCGCCTGCTGGAACGTGGCGCGCGCCGTCGCCAGCCTCGGCGTACCGGCGGCCTTCGCCGGCGCGGTGAGCGAGGACGATCTGGGCGAGGAACTGGCCGAAGCGACGCTGGCCATCGGGCTCGACCCGCGCTTTTTGCAGCGCGCCGCCAAGCCGCCGTTCCTGGCGCTGGTACCGTCGCAGCACCCGCCGCGCTACTTCTTCGCCGGCGGCGATTCGGCCGATCTGGCGTTCGACCCCGGGCATCTGCCGGCGGGCTGGCTGGAGGCGGCCGAGGTAATCCACTTCGGCTCCATCAGCCTGGTGCGCGAGCCGCTGGCCGGCCGCCTGCTGGCCATCGCCCGCGCCGCCCGCGCGGCGGGTAAGCGCATCACCTTCGACCCCAACTGGCGCAACCTGATGGACGCCGGCTACCGCACCACCTTCGAGGAAATGGTCCGGCTGGCGAGCGACATCAAGGTGTCCGACGAGGACTTGGCGCAGCTGCTGCCCGACTGCACCACCGAGGCGGCGCTCGCCACCCTGCTCGAGTGGAACCCGACGCTGCGCATCCTCTACACCGAGGGCGCCAAGGGCCTGCGCCTGCTCACCGCGCAGCAGGCCACCCGGCAGGCGGCCTTCTCGGTCACGGTGGCGGACACCGTCGGCGCCGGCGACGCCAGCCTGGCGGGCTGGATCGTGGCCACGCTGGATGCCCCCGCCACGGCGGAAGCCCTGCCCTTCGCCGCCGCTACCGCCGCGGCCGCCTGCATGCATGCCGGCGCGCATCCGCCGAGCCGCGCCGAAGTGGAAGCCCTGCTGGCCACCGTGACACCCGGGGCGGCGCTGGCCTAG
- a CDS encoding ribose ABC transporter permease, whose product MNSSSPNTPAGTLPQARPSGFSLGQLYGKVGMLPVLIVLYAAFYLLTLHFSEDGSTNFMTLDNTLNILRQTSINLVLASGMTFVILTAGIDLSVGSMLAVAAVLGMLTSLPGHAPMLALPAFIVTGLAMGVLNGSMVAQLGINPFVVTLGTMTALRGAAYLFADGTTVLNSDIPSFEWIGNGDLFALPWLVWIAAAVVVASWFILKRTVLGLHIYAVGGNPQAARLTGIKVNRVLLFVYSISGLFAGLAGAMSASRLYGANGNWGTGYELDAIAAVVLGGTSLMGGVGSIWGTVVGALIIGVMNNGLTILGVSSFWQYVAKGAVIVLAVMLDKWRQKQSGIN is encoded by the coding sequence ATGAATTCCTCAAGCCCGAACACCCCGGCGGGTACGCTCCCTCAAGCCCGGCCATCCGGCTTCAGCCTGGGCCAGCTCTACGGCAAGGTCGGCATGCTGCCGGTGCTGATCGTGCTGTACGCCGCGTTTTACCTACTGACGCTGCACTTCAGCGAGGACGGCAGCACCAACTTCATGACGCTGGACAACACCCTCAACATCCTGCGCCAGACCTCGATCAACCTGGTGCTGGCCTCGGGCATGACCTTCGTCATCCTGACCGCCGGCATCGACCTCTCTGTGGGCTCGATGCTGGCGGTGGCGGCGGTGCTGGGCATGCTGACCTCGCTGCCCGGCCACGCGCCGATGCTGGCCCTGCCCGCCTTCATCGTCACCGGCCTGGCGATGGGCGTGCTGAACGGCTCGATGGTGGCGCAGCTCGGCATCAACCCCTTCGTCGTCACGCTGGGCACCATGACCGCGCTGCGCGGCGCGGCCTATCTGTTCGCCGACGGCACCACGGTGCTCAACAGCGACATCCCGAGCTTCGAGTGGATCGGCAACGGCGACCTGTTCGCGCTGCCCTGGCTGGTCTGGATCGCCGCCGCCGTGGTGGTGGCCTCCTGGTTCATCCTCAAGCGCACCGTGCTCGGCCTGCACATCTACGCGGTGGGCGGCAACCCGCAGGCGGCGCGCCTTACCGGCATCAAGGTCAACCGCGTGCTCCTGTTCGTGTATTCGATCAGCGGGCTGTTCGCCGGTCTCGCCGGCGCCATGTCGGCCAGCCGCCTGTACGGCGCCAACGGCAACTGGGGCACCGGCTACGAACTCGACGCCATCGCCGCCGTGGTGCTGGGCGGCACCAGCCTGATGGGCGGGGTCGGCTCGATCTGGGGCACGGTGGTTGGCGCGCTGATCATCGGCGTGATGAACAACGGCCTGACCATCCTCGGCGTGTCGTCGTTCTGGCAGTACGTGGCCAAAGGCGCGGTGATCGTGCTGGCGGTGATGCTGGACAAGTGGCGCCAGAAGCAAAGCGGTATCAACTGA
- a CDS encoding sugar ABC transporter ATP-binding protein, with protein MSSIALEMTGISKRFGANKALDQVQLTAHRHEVLALMGENGAGKSTLMKILSGVYQPDVGEIRLDGKPVRIASPADARAAGINLIYQELAVAPNLTVAENIFLGAEPRARFGRVDHDTMNRRAEEVLARLGARFSATTPAHRLGIADQQQVEIARALIHDSRVLILDEPTAALSDRESERLFEVIRQLRDDGIALIYISHRMEEVNRLADRIAVLRDGAYVGSMTRAESTPQKVVQMMVGRPLDDFYQHKDAASVGAVKLEVQGLCGHKVRPASFAVHAGEVLGLAGLVGAGRTELARLIFGADAKTAGRILLDGNEVNIREPLDAIRLGIGYLPEDRKGQGLFLQLSATANTTMNVLGQHARAGVLDHPALKKLTQQAIDRLAVKVSGTEGIVGGLSGGNQQKLLLARWLAIKPKVLILDEPTRGVDIGAKVEIYRIIHELAAQGVAVICISSELPEVIGVCHRVLVMREGSLAGELAGDAVSQEAIMTLATHHQAA; from the coding sequence ATGAGCTCAATCGCATTGGAAATGACCGGCATCAGCAAGCGCTTCGGCGCCAACAAGGCGCTGGACCAGGTCCAGCTCACCGCCCACCGCCACGAGGTGCTGGCGCTGATGGGCGAGAACGGCGCCGGCAAGAGCACGCTGATGAAGATCCTGTCCGGCGTCTATCAGCCGGACGTGGGCGAGATCCGGCTGGACGGCAAACCGGTGCGCATCGCCTCACCGGCTGACGCGCGCGCCGCCGGCATCAACCTGATCTATCAGGAACTGGCGGTCGCCCCCAACCTGACCGTGGCCGAGAACATCTTCCTGGGTGCCGAGCCGCGCGCCCGCTTCGGCCGCGTCGATCACGACACGATGAACCGCCGTGCCGAGGAGGTGCTGGCCCGGCTCGGTGCGCGCTTCTCGGCCACCACGCCGGCGCACCGCCTGGGTATCGCCGACCAGCAGCAGGTGGAGATCGCCCGCGCCCTGATCCACGACAGCCGCGTGCTGATCCTGGACGAACCGACCGCCGCGCTGTCCGACCGCGAGAGCGAGCGGCTGTTCGAGGTGATCCGCCAGCTGCGCGACGACGGCATCGCGCTGATCTACATCAGCCACCGCATGGAGGAGGTCAACCGTCTGGCCGACCGCATCGCGGTGCTGCGCGACGGAGCCTACGTCGGCAGCATGACGCGCGCCGAGAGCACGCCGCAGAAGGTGGTGCAGATGATGGTGGGGCGTCCGCTCGACGACTTCTACCAGCACAAGGACGCGGCCAGCGTCGGCGCGGTCAAGCTCGAGGTGCAGGGCCTGTGCGGCCATAAAGTGCGCCCGGCCTCGTTCGCAGTGCACGCCGGCGAGGTGCTGGGTCTGGCCGGGCTGGTCGGTGCCGGGCGCACCGAGCTCGCGCGCCTGATCTTCGGCGCCGATGCCAAGACCGCTGGGCGCATCCTGCTCGACGGGAACGAAGTCAACATCCGCGAGCCGCTCGACGCGATCCGCCTCGGCATCGGCTACCTGCCCGAGGACCGCAAGGGCCAGGGCCTGTTCCTGCAGCTCTCCGCCACCGCCAACACCACGATGAACGTGCTGGGCCAGCATGCCCGCGCCGGTGTGCTCGACCACCCGGCGCTGAAGAAGCTGACGCAGCAGGCCATCGACCGGCTGGCGGTCAAGGTGTCCGGCACCGAGGGCATCGTCGGCGGGCTGTCCGGCGGCAACCAGCAGAAGCTGCTGCTGGCGCGCTGGCTGGCGATCAAGCCCAAGGTGCTGATCCTCGACGAGCCGACGCGCGGCGTGGACATCGGCGCCAAGGTGGAGATCTACCGCATCATCCACGAGCTTGCGGCACAGGGGGTGGCGGTGATCTGCATCTCCAGCGAACTGCCCGAGGTGATCGGCGTCTGCCACCGCGTGCTGGTGATGCGTGAAGGCAGCCTCGCCGGCGAACTCGCGGGCGACGCCGTGAGCCAGGAAGCGATCATGACGCTCGCCACCCACCACCAGGCGGCGTGA
- a CDS encoding ABC transporter substrate-binding protein, whose protein sequence is MNIRYTVLTAAVLASLAAPSFAARPLKSVGVAVGDLANPFFVAIGKGAEDAAKKIGGPGVKVTTVSSKYDLNTQVGQIENFIANKVDVILVNAADPMGIEPVLKKARAAGIAVVAVDVGAVGADATVMSDNAMAGTESCKFMAQQLGGKGNVVIVNGPPVTAVTARVAGCKQALGRFPGIKVLSDNQDARGSRDGGMETMANLLTAHKKIDAVFAINDPSAIGAELAVKQAGRSDVKLIAAVDGAPDAEKALKDKKSLFAVSTAQNPYTMATMAVQIGYDILNGKRPAKAETLLPTPAVTKANVASYAGWTKH, encoded by the coding sequence ATGAACATTCGCTACACCGTACTGACCGCCGCCGTACTGGCCAGCCTCGCCGCCCCCTCCTTCGCCGCCCGTCCGCTGAAATCGGTCGGCGTCGCCGTCGGCGACCTCGCCAACCCCTTCTTCGTCGCCATCGGCAAGGGCGCCGAGGATGCCGCCAAGAAAATCGGCGGCCCCGGCGTCAAGGTGACCACGGTCTCCAGCAAGTACGACCTCAACACTCAGGTCGGCCAGATCGAGAACTTCATCGCCAACAAGGTGGACGTGATCCTGGTCAACGCCGCCGATCCCATGGGCATCGAGCCGGTGCTGAAGAAGGCGCGCGCCGCCGGCATCGCCGTGGTGGCAGTGGACGTGGGTGCGGTCGGCGCCGACGCCACGGTGATGTCCGACAACGCCATGGCCGGTACGGAATCCTGCAAGTTCATGGCGCAGCAGCTAGGCGGCAAGGGCAACGTGGTGATCGTCAACGGCCCGCCGGTCACCGCCGTCACCGCCCGTGTGGCGGGCTGCAAGCAGGCGCTGGGCCGCTTCCCCGGCATCAAGGTGCTGTCGGACAACCAGGACGCCCGCGGCAGCCGCGATGGCGGCATGGAAACCATGGCCAACCTGCTGACCGCGCACAAGAAGATCGACGCCGTGTTCGCCATCAACGACCCCTCCGCCATCGGCGCCGAGTTGGCGGTGAAGCAGGCCGGCCGTAGCGACGTGAAGCTGATCGCCGCTGTGGACGGCGCCCCGGACGCCGAGAAGGCGCTCAAGGACAAGAAGAGCCTGTTCGCCGTCTCCACCGCGCAGAACCCGTACACCATGGCGACGATGGCGGTACAGATCGGCTACGACATCCTCAACGGCAAGCGCCCGGCCAAGGCGGAGACCCTGCTGCCGACCCCGGCCGTGACCAAGGCCAACGTCGCCAGCTACGCCGGCTGGACCAAGCACTGA